AGGCTGGGCACCGCCAGCGCCGCGAAGACCGATCCGGCGATGCCGTTGGAGCCGGTCAGGTCCTTGGCCCACATGGCGAGGACCAGCAGCATCGCCATGTCGCCGAACATCGACAGCGTCTGGCCGGCGAAGAGCAGCCGGAAGTCGCGGTTGCGCAGCAGGTCACGCATCGTCGCCGCTCCCCTCCGGTCGCGGGAAGGCGTGCGCGAACATGTGCACCAGCCGCGCGCCCTCGGGTCGGCTGGCGGGGTCGCGCAGACGGGCGAGGTAGGGCCGCCAGAGCTCGGTGAGCGCCTCCCCCAGCTCGGCGAGCTCGTCGACGGTCAGCCAGCTGCCGAAGTTGCTGTGGATGCTTGCCTCGACCCACTGCTGCGGCAGCTCGGCCTCGCGGGCCAGGTGCTCGTCGAGCAGCTCGTTGTCCCGCCGGCGCACCTGCGCGGCCAGCGCCTCGCCGGCGGTCCGCACCGCCGGGGACACCCCGGGGCCGGTCTGCCACCGGCTGCCGAGGGCGACCGTCCGCCAGGGGCGCTGCCGGCCGGTGCCGCCCTCGGCCTCCTCGACGAAGCCGTACTTCGCCAGCGTCCGCAGGTGGAACGAGCACGAGGACGGCGACTCGCCCACCAGCTCGGCGCACCGGGTGGCCGTCAGCG
This genomic window from Actinomycetes bacterium contains:
- a CDS encoding winged helix-turn-helix domain-containing protein, giving the protein MPGDAMPKGSIRPPGAADDESAPSALGVPQRDLGDDPLAMRALAHPLRLRLLEELTLRGPLTATRCAELVGESPSSCSFHLRTLAKYGFVEEAEGGTGRQRPWRTVALGSRWQTGPGVSPAVRTAGEALAAQVRRRDNELLDEHLAREAELPQQWVEASIHSNFGSWLTVDELAELGEALTELWRPYLARLRDPASRPEGARLVHMFAHAFPRPEGSGDDA